One Candidatus Kapaibacterium sp. DNA window includes the following coding sequences:
- the terL gene encoding phage terminase large subunit, translating into MIDYKRIFDPKLSPAWLAYNLEPNFALPKHIQFLDAELTKMIAAGNGKMIVNMPPRHGKSELISKYLPFWFLVNHPDKTVILTTYESQFATSWGRKVRDLVENFGERFGISTDKSSFAANIFRLKDTHGGMICVGAGGALTGRGADLLIIDDPIKNDAEANSKHQRDLLWDWFRSTVFTRIEPGGCIILVMTRWHEDDLTGRLLMNNPDEWKLISLPAIAQEKDSIGREISDALWEERFSKEQLLKIKESIGAYWFSSLYMQNPTPMGDGIFKRTKFNYFTDDANFFIKNNTLERVIKTSCTKYATIDLAISTNERSDFTAVIIFAVSPERDIFIVDVIAERIAPNKHIDLIKNIYQSHNLTLIGIESVQYQTALIQNAREMGLPVKELRPDRDKFSRAIPMSALVESGKVFFKANAAWLSDFEHELTAFPNSNHDDMTDAFAYIWQMLSYSSGLMPISLSRKR; encoded by the coding sequence ATGATAGATTACAAAAGAATATTCGACCCGAAGCTGAGTCCGGCATGGTTGGCATACAATCTTGAACCTAATTTCGCTTTGCCAAAGCATATTCAATTCTTGGATGCAGAATTAACGAAGATGATTGCCGCGGGAAATGGCAAAATGATTGTGAATATGCCTCCGAGACATGGCAAATCGGAATTAATCTCCAAATATTTGCCCTTTTGGTTTTTGGTAAATCATCCCGACAAAACGGTTATTCTCACTACCTATGAATCTCAATTTGCCACAAGCTGGGGCAGAAAAGTGAGGGATTTGGTTGAGAATTTTGGCGAAAGATTCGGCATATCAACCGATAAATCATCGTTTGCAGCAAATATTTTCAGATTGAAAGACACTCACGGAGGAATGATTTGCGTTGGTGCCGGTGGTGCTCTCACCGGACGCGGCGCCGATTTGCTAATTATTGACGACCCGATTAAAAATGATGCGGAAGCCAACAGCAAACACCAACGAGATTTGCTATGGGATTGGTTTCGTTCTACGGTTTTCACAAGGATTGAACCCGGCGGGTGCATCATACTTGTGATGACACGATGGCACGAGGACGATTTGACAGGACGATTGCTGATGAATAATCCTGATGAATGGAAATTGATTTCACTTCCGGCAATTGCTCAAGAAAAGGATTCTATCGGTAGGGAAATTAGCGATGCACTTTGGGAAGAGCGATTCTCGAAAGAGCAATTGCTGAAAATCAAAGAATCAATTGGAGCTTATTGGTTTTCGTCGCTTTATATGCAAAACCCAACTCCGATGGGCGATGGAATATTCAAACGCACAAAATTCAATTACTTCACCGATGACGCTAATTTCTTCATCAAAAACAACACATTAGAAAGGGTCATCAAGACGAGTTGCACGAAATATGCAACAATAGATTTAGCAATAAGTACTAACGAGCGTTCGGATTTTACGGCTGTAATCATATTTGCTGTTTCGCCCGAGCGAGACATTTTTATTGTGGACGTTATTGCAGAGCGAATCGCACCCAACAAGCATATTGATTTAATCAAAAATATTTACCAATCCCACAATCTGACATTGATTGGGATTGAATCTGTGCAATATCAAACGGCATTGATTCAAAATGCAAGAGAAATGGGTTTGCCCGTAAAGGAATTGAGACCTGACAGGGACAAATTCAGCCGCGCTATACCGATGTCGGCACTTGTCGAATCGGGCAAAGTATTCTTCAAAGCAAATGCGGCATGGTTGAGCGATTTCGAGCATGAATTGACCGCATTCCCTAACTCAAATCACGACGACATGACAGATGCCTTTGCTTATATTTGGCAAATGCTCAGTTATAGCTCAGGGCTTATGCCGATAAGTTTGAGCCGGAAACGATAA